Proteins found in one Lycium ferocissimum isolate CSIRO_LF1 chromosome 6, AGI_CSIRO_Lferr_CH_V1, whole genome shotgun sequence genomic segment:
- the LOC132061353 gene encoding uncharacterized mitochondrial protein AtMg00860-like, giving the protein MVENYVEVFMDDFSIFGDSFDDCLNHLDAVLAHCEETNLVLNWEKCHFMVLEGIVLGHKISSKGIEVDKAKIEAIEKLPPPVSVRGVRSFLGYTGFYRRFIKDFSKVANPMCKLLEKNMKFVFNEACLTAFDELKRRLVLAPIIIAPDWSLPFILMCDASDFAVGAVLGQKRDKIFHPIYYATCCSLDELYCHREGVIGGCLRL; this is encoded by the coding sequence ATGGTGGAAAATTATGTGGAGGTATTTATGGATGACTTCTCTATTTTTGGAGATTCTTTTGATGACTGCTTGAATCATCTTGATGCCGTGCTAGCTCATTGTGAAGAAACGAACTTGGTCCTTAATTGGGAAAAATGTCATTTCATGGTTCTAGAGGGGATCGTCCTTGGGCACAAGATATCGAGCAAGGGAATAGAGGTTGACAAGGCGAAGATCGAAGCAATTGAAAAATTGCCACCACCCGTTTCAGTTCGGGGAGTACGCAGTTTTCTTGGGTATACAGGATTCTATCGACGGTTCATCAAAGACTTCTCTAAAGTTGCTAATCCAATGTGCAAGCTTTTAGAGAAAAATATGAAGTTCGTGTTTAATGAAGCCTGTCTGACGGCTTTTGATGAGCTGAAACGAAGGTTAGTGTTAGCCCCTATTATCATCGCACCCGATTGGTCTCTGCCGTTTATtttgatgtgtgatgcaagtgATTTTGCTGTGGGAGCTGTCCTTGGTCAGAAACGGGACAAGATTTTTCATCCTATTTACTATGCCACTTGTTGCAGTCTAGATGAACTATACTGTCACAGAGAAGGAGTTATTGGCGGTTGTCTACGCCTTTGA